A window of Eubacteriaceae bacterium ES3 contains these coding sequences:
- the pglZ gene encoding BREX-1 system phosphatase PglZ type A — MAEMNLKQITDKLNTEFSGENRKLVFWYDDNGDFEAEIDGLELNGAKVYHLETDNQFQTKHFLERVDTINSYLIYAPFPRPSVRDNHLEDTIRYSKVFYADRASLLMVDLGIDEKYKPVIQKYIKFFAARDRRQRFYDLEIQNFNKETIEVALMSCLCKTHTASFEEVVRAVLMETENPFESNRFLEEFQKYDLLGVFWDFCRQKFGYIEQSPSLEKLVFTLFLTVTQRSLQRQLPEALKPFISSKTGNIIAFMDSLMNNVLYIKKYNKFSDFVQKRLDMESVLKGYEPNDLINCDTFAVVDQLLIDWLVERLLVEDTGAKLGDLTLPEICRERLNGHFSEEFTTSYKLLNHAYYLIINANYQCQNNFKELVDQYLKVDFEMDGHYRKFFYYFDQLGDTTGFEKLASLVENIYSNEYLDKIVRGWNETFESEEVKTTLPLQRRFYKRIIEPNKDKLVVIISDALRYEVGHELFLKLQADERCTASFSGMLGLVPSTTRLGMAALLPHHSLSVSDDYKVLLDGKTADDLKQRESILKSYVLSSRCVQFDDIRNMKKAELREVFTGQEVVYIYHNQIDARGDKANTENEVFTACQEAVEEIDGLIRRLSGSANTYHFMVTADHGFIYKRDKLQESDKLSNNAEKDAFVNRRFIIHSNPLIGDGIVSRTLGEILGNDDSKRVTTPISANVFKVTGGGQNYVHGGSSPQEMIVPLIDIKIEKRRVETRPASIMLVSVIRKITTLNVFLDFMQAEAVGEGISPASYRIYFISDDNEKISNELLFIADKKDNDAQQRMVRLHFSLKNQHYDKSGKYYLLAVDESNDLEIFRHEVSMDLAFANDFGF; from the coding sequence ATGGCAGAAATGAACCTAAAACAGATCACAGATAAACTCAATACTGAATTCAGCGGCGAAAATAGAAAACTGGTCTTCTGGTATGACGACAATGGCGACTTTGAAGCTGAAATTGATGGTCTTGAGCTTAACGGTGCAAAAGTATATCATCTGGAAACCGATAATCAGTTTCAGACCAAGCATTTTCTGGAACGGGTGGATACCATTAACAGTTATCTGATTTATGCGCCTTTTCCCAGACCATCAGTCAGAGACAATCACCTGGAGGATACTATTCGCTATTCGAAAGTCTTTTATGCCGACCGGGCATCGCTTTTGATGGTAGATCTGGGCATCGATGAAAAATACAAACCAGTGATTCAGAAGTATATTAAATTTTTCGCTGCCCGGGACCGCAGACAACGGTTTTATGATCTTGAAATCCAGAACTTTAATAAAGAAACCATTGAAGTGGCACTGATGTCCTGCCTTTGTAAAACCCATACAGCTTCCTTTGAAGAAGTCGTGCGTGCGGTTTTAATGGAGACGGAAAATCCTTTTGAAAGTAATCGTTTCTTGGAGGAGTTTCAAAAATATGATCTACTTGGCGTTTTCTGGGACTTTTGCCGTCAGAAATTTGGTTACATCGAGCAAAGTCCATCGCTGGAAAAACTGGTTTTTACCCTTTTTCTTACGGTTACCCAAAGATCCCTTCAGAGACAGCTGCCAGAAGCTTTAAAGCCATTTATATCGAGTAAAACCGGCAATATTATAGCCTTTATGGATAGTCTGATGAATAATGTTTTGTATATTAAAAAGTACAATAAGTTCTCAGATTTTGTTCAGAAAAGGTTGGATATGGAAAGTGTTTTAAAAGGATATGAGCCGAATGATTTAATTAACTGTGATACATTTGCGGTTGTTGATCAGCTCCTGATTGATTGGCTGGTGGAAAGGCTTTTGGTTGAAGATACCGGAGCCAAATTAGGAGACCTTACCCTTCCGGAGATTTGCCGGGAACGACTTAATGGGCATTTTTCCGAAGAATTTACGACTAGCTATAAGTTGCTGAACCACGCTTATTATTTGATAATAAATGCTAATTATCAGTGCCAAAATAATTTTAAGGAATTAGTTGACCAGTATCTGAAAGTCGATTTTGAGATGGATGGTCACTACCGGAAATTCTTTTATTACTTTGATCAGCTTGGTGATACGACTGGTTTTGAAAAGCTTGCTTCTCTAGTGGAGAACATCTATAGTAATGAGTATCTTGATAAGATTGTGCGTGGCTGGAATGAGACTTTTGAGAGTGAAGAAGTTAAGACGACATTGCCACTGCAACGACGTTTCTATAAACGAATCATTGAGCCTAATAAGGATAAACTGGTCGTGATTATATCGGATGCCCTGCGTTATGAAGTAGGCCATGAACTGTTTTTAAAATTGCAGGCGGATGAACGATGCACGGCCAGTTTTTCTGGAATGCTGGGGTTAGTCCCTTCCACTACCCGACTGGGAATGGCGGCACTGCTTCCGCATCATAGTCTTTCTGTAAGTGATGATTACAAGGTTTTGCTGGATGGTAAAACTGCCGATGACCTGAAACAACGAGAGTCCATTCTAAAAAGCTATGTTTTAAGTAGCCGCTGTGTTCAGTTTGATGACATCAGGAACATGAAAAAGGCGGAGCTGAGAGAAGTCTTTACTGGTCAGGAGGTCGTTTACATCTATCATAATCAGATTGATGCCAGGGGAGATAAAGCAAACACAGAAAATGAGGTGTTTACCGCCTGTCAGGAAGCGGTTGAAGAAATTGACGGATTGATTCGTCGCCTTTCAGGCAGTGCCAATACCTATCATTTTATGGTGACGGCTGATCATGGATTTATTTATAAACGTGATAAGCTGCAGGAAAGTGACAAGCTGTCAAATAATGCCGAAAAAGATGCTTTTGTGAACCGTCGTTTTATTATTCACAGTAATCCTTTAATCGGGGACGGGATTGTATCAAGAACACTTGGAGAGATACTGGGGAATGACGATTCTAAAAGAGTAACCACGCCCATTAGCGCCAATGTTTTTAAAGTGACTGGTGGTGGACAGAACTATGTTCATGGTGGATCATCTCCCCAGGAAATGATTGTTCCACTAATCGATATAAAAATTGAAAAACGACGGGTGGAAACAAGGCCGGCATCAATCATGCTGGTCAGTGTGATCAGAAAGATTACGACTCTCAATGTATTTCTGGACTTTATGCAAGCAGAAGCAGTGGGAGAGGGCATCAGCCCGGCCAGCTACCGAATTTATTTCATTTCTGACGATAATGAAAAAATATCTAATGAGTTGTTATTTATAGCGGATAAAAAAGATAATGACGCCCAGCAACGGATGGTCAGGTTGCATTTCAGTTTGAAAAATCAACACTATGATAAATCGGGGAAATATTATCTGCTGGCAGTCGATGAGTCCAACGACCTTGAGATATTTAGACATGAAGTATCAATGGATTTGGCCTTTGCGAATGATTTTGGATTTTAG
- the brxL gene encoding protease Lon-related BREX system protein BrxL: MSKIEQEIKTKREILLEKLRNHFAGKIVRKDLTKKIKEGANVPVYVLEYLLGMYCSSMDEEEIEAGVLNVKQILAENYVRPDEAQKIISKLREKGSYTVIDKISIQLNFRADIYEAEFSNLGIKNVPIAEKYASDFERLLCGGIWCIVQMEYYYDEGDKNRCPFVIRNLTPIQMPSLEMEEVKEGRKHFIKEEWIDVILRSTGMEPDHLSERVKWLHLARLMPLIENNLNLCELGPRGTGKSHVYKEISPNSILVSGGQTTVANLFYNMSNRTVGLVGMWDCIAFDEVAGIRFKDKDGIQIMKDYMASGSFSRGKEEKSALASMVFVGNINQSVDVLLKTSHLFDPFPPEMSNDSAFFDRMHCYLPGWEIPKYRPQFFTDSYGFITDYLAAFMRELRKISYADAFDKYFKLGNNLNQRDVIGVRKMVSALVKLIYPHGEFDKADILEILRFALEMRRRVKEQLKRIGGMEFYDINFSYIDNEAFTEDYVPVPEQGGGKLIPEGMNKAGHVYTIAMGGTGMPGVYKIETEITSGSGKFICTGIGSKREDKEALDTAYRYLKANSKTISGQISTLNKDYMLHVQDLNGVGMTSHLSLTALIALCSAAMNKPVIPSLGILGELSIGGTLNKVEELANILQVCLDSGAKKVLIPIVSAGDMGTVPPELMGKFNLIFYQSPEDAVFKALGVE, from the coding sequence ATGAGCAAAATAGAACAGGAAATCAAGACTAAACGGGAAATCCTGCTGGAAAAATTAAGAAATCATTTTGCCGGTAAAATTGTGCGCAAAGATTTGACTAAAAAAATAAAAGAAGGTGCAAATGTGCCGGTATATGTACTGGAGTACCTGCTTGGAATGTACTGCTCATCGATGGATGAGGAGGAAATCGAAGCTGGGGTTTTGAACGTGAAACAGATTTTAGCAGAAAATTATGTTCGACCCGATGAAGCCCAGAAAATTATATCCAAACTTAGAGAAAAAGGCAGCTATACGGTGATCGATAAGATTTCGATTCAGTTAAATTTCAGGGCAGATATTTATGAAGCGGAGTTTTCAAATCTGGGCATTAAAAATGTGCCGATTGCGGAAAAATATGCCTCGGATTTTGAGCGGCTCTTATGCGGTGGGATCTGGTGTATTGTGCAGATGGAATATTATTATGATGAAGGGGACAAAAATCGATGTCCTTTTGTGATCAGGAATTTGACACCCATACAGATGCCCAGCCTGGAAATGGAGGAGGTGAAGGAAGGCCGAAAGCATTTTATCAAAGAGGAATGGATTGATGTGATCCTCCGCTCAACCGGGATGGAACCGGACCATCTAAGCGAGCGGGTGAAATGGTTGCATTTAGCGCGGCTGATGCCGCTGATCGAAAATAATCTGAATCTTTGTGAACTTGGCCCCAGAGGGACGGGTAAATCGCACGTCTATAAAGAAATATCTCCCAACAGTATTCTGGTTTCCGGCGGGCAGACGACCGTGGCTAACCTGTTTTATAATATGAGTAATCGAACCGTTGGCCTGGTAGGAATGTGGGATTGTATTGCTTTTGATGAAGTGGCGGGTATCCGTTTTAAAGATAAAGATGGAATCCAGATAATGAAAGACTATATGGCTTCCGGTTCCTTCAGTCGGGGTAAGGAAGAAAAATCGGCCCTGGCTTCGATGGTTTTCGTCGGAAATATTAATCAGAGTGTGGATGTTTTGCTTAAAACCTCACATCTTTTTGATCCCTTTCCACCGGAAATGAGTAATGACAGCGCTTTCTTTGATCGGATGCACTGTTACCTGCCGGGCTGGGAGATCCCTAAATATCGACCTCAGTTTTTTACCGACAGTTATGGTTTTATTACTGATTATCTGGCCGCCTTTATGCGGGAGCTGCGAAAAATTTCTTATGCGGATGCTTTTGACAAGTATTTTAAACTGGGAAATAATCTGAACCAGCGTGATGTTATTGGGGTGCGAAAAATGGTATCGGCTTTGGTTAAACTGATCTATCCCCATGGTGAATTTGACAAGGCGGATATCCTGGAAATCCTCCGCTTTGCACTTGAGATGCGTCGGCGGGTCAAAGAGCAGTTAAAACGAATTGGCGGAATGGAATTTTATGATATTAATTTTTCCTATATTGATAATGAAGCCTTTACGGAAGACTATGTGCCGGTTCCAGAGCAGGGCGGAGGAAAACTGATCCCAGAGGGAATGAATAAGGCTGGTCATGTCTATACTATTGCCATGGGCGGAACGGGTATGCCTGGAGTCTATAAAATTGAGACTGAAATAACGTCAGGCTCAGGAAAATTCATCTGCACGGGAATAGGCAGTAAACGTGAAGACAAAGAAGCGCTGGATACTGCCTATCGATATCTGAAAGCCAACAGTAAAACGATCAGTGGTCAAATTTCAACACTGAATAAGGACTATATGCTTCATGTTCAGGATCTAAATGGAGTTGGGATGACTAGTCATTTATCCTTAACGGCCCTGATTGCCCTTTGTTCTGCCGCCATGAATAAACCGGTCATTCCGAGCCTGGGGATTTTAGGTGAATTAAGTATCGGTGGGACACTAAATAAAGTGGAGGAGCTGGCGAATATCCTTCAGGTTTGCCTGGATTCAGGTGCTAAAAAGGTTTTGATTCCCATTGTATCAGCTGGTGATATGGGAACGGTACCACCTGAACTGATGGGCAAGTTCAATCTGATTTTTTACCAGAGCCCGGAAGATGCAGTTTTTAAAGCATTGGGCGTGGAATAG
- the cas9 gene encoding type II CRISPR RNA-guided endonuclease Cas9 (Cas9, originally named Csn1, is the large, multifunctional signature protein of type II CRISPR/Cas systems. It is well known even to general audiences because its RNA-guided endonuclease activity has made it a popular tool for custom editing of eukaryotic genomes.), which translates to MKYRLGLDIGIGSIGWAVISGDKNAARIENFGVRIFESGEIDQLGKDRKSQQRRGFRGTRRLVRRRKFRKNRVKGHLQNIGLVRIDDLNRYFETDQQDVYTLRVKALDQEITPEEIGACLIHLSNHRGYKDFYEMENSELDEEEEADYEALNNFDKLFHSKSYRTPAECIVDQFKNEKQPYPDFRNNQYQDRHYLINRSYLKDEMNQILTEQSKYYNCLTNANIKMLETIIFSQRDFEDGPGDANEKYRRYSGFLDSIGKCMFYKELDRGFRSTVISDVYAVTNTLSQYQFKDDETGKPFLKPEAAKDLVDTLLKNGNLTMTEAKKIVKSHGLTLVKSELSDDKALSKAIKYLKVVKGSVEKTNLDWQELISEEQFDVVQLSKLHQMGELISKYQTPKRRNDELKKLPWMTDSLRKELCSKKISGTSNVSYKYMCEAIKAFLNGEAYGNFQANRLKERQESLDTDSQQRLLKPLDDLEIKDNPVVFRAINETRKLINAIVRQYGSPECINLEVASDLNRSFTERSKIQKNQKENEKKNDLYKKEIADLLGIDTEDVSGTQIEKLRLYREQDGKCLYSGKPFDDLKLVLLDKTHRFEVDHIVPYSLILDNTANNKALVMGSENQIKRQRTPLMYMSGVQRENFIARINEMHHKKKSQISDRKYNYLMVENIYDDKNRKMLADWKSRNINDTRYITKYLIGYLKTYLLFDSKKSEPVYGIKGGITSRFRKIWLRDTIWGKEDKNRESYLNHAVDAVVIANLTPAYVEISSDNIKLGQIKRHHRNTTNDEYQKYLADCLKKMTKYYNFQEDYTKRLLTQSNRVPSYVKELEKEVNIRFEEENPELFEERIKNFYGDISDFEIKPHLPIVSQKQERKFRGEMADSNPIRVCEIDGVKYKVKRKSVAELKKTDLDKLRTNDSDLIESLNDVFENHATVEAYLKANDLKQFVTLQGQKVNQVSVVEKPITNYYRKEISEDNYSVLGGMKYYCVEIYKNQKGETSIWGLKYTDIVNRDKKLWMKQGVLPEDYSEHMMYLFKNDYIEVINKKGEVKFSGFYKSIFNINQNQLYYSLDTQPLQKRKALPIAKQDTVVKYNIDLLGNKGGEIKCTEPLSLIPAKN; encoded by the coding sequence ATGAAATATCGATTAGGATTGGATATTGGAATTGGTTCAATTGGCTGGGCGGTTATTTCTGGTGATAAAAATGCGGCACGGATAGAAAATTTTGGGGTGCGTATTTTTGAATCAGGGGAAATTGATCAACTGGGAAAGGATCGAAAAAGTCAGCAAAGAAGAGGTTTTAGAGGAACAAGACGTCTGGTTAGACGACGCAAATTTCGAAAGAACCGAGTTAAAGGACATCTTCAAAATATTGGACTGGTAAGAATAGATGATCTGAACAGGTATTTTGAAACAGATCAGCAAGATGTTTATACCCTACGGGTTAAAGCTCTGGATCAGGAAATAACTCCGGAAGAGATTGGAGCTTGTCTTATTCATCTTAGCAATCATCGTGGATATAAAGATTTTTATGAAATGGAAAATAGTGAGCTGGATGAAGAGGAAGAAGCGGACTACGAAGCGCTAAATAATTTTGATAAGCTGTTTCATTCAAAATCCTATCGGACACCAGCCGAGTGCATTGTTGATCAATTTAAAAATGAGAAACAGCCTTATCCAGACTTCAGGAATAATCAATATCAGGATAGACATTATTTAATCAATCGATCTTATTTAAAGGATGAAATGAATCAAATTCTCACTGAACAGAGCAAGTATTACAATTGTCTGACAAACGCCAATATCAAAATGCTTGAAACGATTATTTTCAGTCAGCGTGATTTTGAAGATGGTCCTGGAGATGCAAATGAAAAATATCGTCGATACTCCGGTTTTTTGGATTCCATAGGGAAATGTATGTTTTATAAGGAGTTGGACAGAGGTTTTCGCAGCACCGTTATTTCTGATGTATACGCGGTTACCAATACCTTATCTCAGTATCAGTTTAAAGATGATGAAACTGGAAAGCCTTTTTTAAAACCGGAAGCAGCAAAAGACCTGGTTGATACACTTCTGAAAAATGGAAACCTGACCATGACAGAAGCTAAAAAAATTGTTAAAAGCCATGGGCTGACTTTGGTTAAAAGTGAATTGTCTGATGATAAGGCCCTGTCAAAAGCGATAAAATATCTAAAAGTTGTAAAAGGATCAGTTGAGAAGACGAATTTAGATTGGCAAGAATTGATATCTGAAGAGCAGTTTGACGTGGTGCAGCTATCAAAGCTTCATCAGATGGGTGAGTTGATTTCAAAATACCAGACTCCTAAACGGCGAAATGACGAATTAAAGAAATTGCCATGGATGACTGATTCCTTGCGAAAAGAACTTTGCAGTAAAAAAATCAGTGGAACGAGTAATGTCAGTTATAAGTATATGTGTGAAGCGATTAAGGCATTTTTGAACGGTGAAGCCTACGGGAATTTTCAGGCCAATCGTTTAAAAGAACGGCAGGAAAGTCTAGATACTGACTCACAGCAACGTCTCTTGAAACCGCTCGATGATTTGGAAATAAAAGATAATCCTGTTGTGTTTAGGGCCATCAATGAAACGAGAAAATTAATCAATGCGATAGTTCGCCAGTATGGAAGTCCAGAATGTATCAATCTGGAAGTGGCCAGTGATTTAAATCGAAGCTTTACTGAACGGAGCAAAATCCAGAAAAATCAGAAAGAAAATGAAAAGAAAAATGATCTCTATAAAAAGGAAATTGCTGATTTACTTGGGATTGATACTGAAGATGTCTCGGGAACTCAAATAGAGAAACTTCGTCTTTATCGAGAACAGGACGGGAAATGTTTATACTCTGGGAAACCATTTGATGACCTTAAACTTGTATTGTTGGATAAAACCCATCGCTTTGAGGTGGATCACATCGTTCCATATTCCCTTATCTTGGATAATACTGCTAATAACAAAGCGCTGGTTATGGGGAGCGAAAATCAGATAAAACGACAAAGAACGCCTTTAATGTATATGAGTGGTGTTCAAAGAGAAAATTTTATTGCCAGAATTAATGAAATGCACCATAAAAAGAAAAGTCAGATTTCCGATCGCAAATATAACTATCTGATGGTTGAAAATATTTATGATGACAAGAACAGGAAGATGTTGGCTGATTGGAAATCCAGAAACATCAATGATACCCGGTATATTACCAAATATCTGATAGGATATTTAAAAACTTATTTACTCTTTGACAGTAAGAAGAGCGAGCCGGTTTATGGAATTAAGGGTGGGATTACATCAAGGTTTAGGAAAATTTGGCTGCGTGATACGATCTGGGGAAAGGAAGATAAGAATCGGGAAAGTTACTTAAATCATGCGGTTGATGCAGTGGTCATTGCAAATCTTACACCGGCTTATGTTGAAATTTCATCAGATAATATCAAGTTGGGTCAAATCAAAAGACACCATCGCAATACGACTAATGACGAATATCAGAAATATTTGGCAGACTGTTTAAAAAAAATGACTAAATACTATAACTTTCAGGAAGATTATACTAAAAGGCTACTAACGCAGTCAAACCGTGTCCCATCATATGTAAAAGAACTTGAAAAAGAAGTGAATATCCGTTTTGAGGAAGAAAACCCAGAATTATTCGAAGAACGGATCAAGAACTTTTACGGGGATATTTCAGATTTTGAGATTAAGCCACACCTGCCGATTGTTTCACAGAAGCAGGAACGGAAATTCAGGGGAGAAATGGCTGATTCTAATCCAATTCGCGTTTGTGAAATCGACGGTGTTAAATATAAGGTTAAAAGAAAATCTGTAGCAGAACTGAAGAAAACAGATTTAGATAAACTTCGAACAAATGATTCAGATCTGATTGAAAGTTTGAATGATGTATTTGAAAACCATGCTACGGTCGAAGCCTATTTAAAAGCTAATGATTTGAAACAATTTGTTACTTTACAAGGCCAGAAAGTAAACCAGGTATCGGTTGTAGAAAAACCGATAACGAATTATTACCGAAAAGAAATTTCAGAAGATAATTATTCGGTTCTTGGCGGGATGAAGTATTATTGTGTTGAAATCTATAAAAACCAAAAAGGAGAAACGTCCATTTGGGGACTTAAATATACGGATATTGTTAATAGAGATAAAAAATTGTGGATGAAACAGGGAGTATTGCCGGAAGACTATTCAGAGCATATGATGTATTTATTTAAAAATGATTATATTGAGGTGATAAATAAAAAAGGGGAGGTTAAGTTCTCGGGATTTTATAAATCTATTTTTAATATCAATCAAAATCAACTATATTACTCTCTTGACACGCAACCTTTGCAAAAAAGAAAAGCGCTTCCAATAGCAAAGCAAGATACAGTTGTAAAATATAACATTGATCTTTTGGGAAATAAAGGGGGTGAGATCAAATGTACCGAACCCTTATCATTAATACCGGCGAAAAACTGA
- the cas1 gene encoding type II CRISPR-associated endonuclease Cas1, producing MYRTLIINTGEKLTVKNNWLIVVENEIENKIPLTDIYSIVIDNPRTTLSVAALNAITNAGAHILFCDGSHLPVSHTFPMNSSYAPFGKLKMQIDMTEFFKGLLWKTIIQGKIENQAKVMSLCNVHEEHIQRMQRFKEEVDYDDVTNREGIAAKWFFNRMYGAGFVRDYDSAINAALNYGYTIIRSSVAKTLSVFGFNCALGIHHINRHNGFNLADDLMEPLRPLVDLWVDQNQDNLATELTKENRRDLINLVNHTVLIGNRKYHLRYALNEYISSLTSAIAEEKIELLKIPEIHKNDIFFKGNEGE from the coding sequence ATGTACCGAACCCTTATCATTAATACCGGCGAAAAACTGACAGTTAAAAACAATTGGCTGATTGTAGTGGAAAATGAAATTGAGAATAAGATTCCGTTAACGGATATTTATTCTATTGTTATCGATAACCCCAGAACGACTTTGTCAGTTGCTGCTTTGAATGCTATTACCAATGCCGGTGCTCATATTCTCTTTTGCGATGGCAGTCATTTACCTGTGTCCCATACGTTTCCCATGAATAGCAGCTATGCTCCTTTTGGTAAACTAAAAATGCAGATAGATATGACCGAGTTTTTTAAGGGCCTATTATGGAAGACGATTATACAAGGGAAAATTGAAAATCAGGCAAAAGTAATGTCTTTATGTAATGTCCATGAAGAACATATACAGCGGATGCAAAGATTTAAAGAAGAGGTTGACTATGATGATGTCACCAATCGTGAAGGGATAGCAGCTAAATGGTTCTTTAATCGTATGTATGGTGCAGGATTCGTCAGAGATTATGATTCGGCAATTAATGCAGCCCTTAACTATGGTTATACAATTATTCGTTCGTCAGTTGCAAAAACTTTGTCTGTTTTTGGATTTAACTGTGCCCTGGGGATTCACCACATCAACCGTCATAATGGTTTTAATCTGGCAGATGATTTGATGGAGCCACTGCGACCATTAGTTGATTTATGGGTGGATCAAAATCAGGATAATCTGGCAACTGAACTGACAAAAGAAAACAGGCGTGATCTCATCAACCTGGTGAATCATACTGTTCTTATTGGAAACAGGAAATATCATCTTCGATATGCTTTGAATGAATATATCTCTAGCTTGACATCCGCAATAGCTGAAGAAAAGATTGAATTGTTGAAAATTCCGGAAATCCATAAGAATGACATTTTTTTTAAGGGGAATGAAGGTGAATAA
- the cas2 gene encoding CRISPR-associated endonuclease Cas2 — protein MNNRVMRIIVMFDLPTLTKSDRHEASVFRNKLIKNGFFMVQLSVYCRITRNHDDARKNINVVKSFLPPEGSVRVLTLTEKQYASMQILIGEKTASESFLGTKDIMEL, from the coding sequence GTGAATAATCGAGTTATGAGAATAATAGTTATGTTTGATTTACCGACATTGACAAAAAGTGATCGTCATGAAGCATCGGTTTTTCGAAATAAGCTGATTAAAAATGGTTTTTTTATGGTGCAGCTGTCAGTTTATTGCCGGATTACCCGAAATCATGATGATGCGAGAAAAAACATTAATGTAGTTAAATCTTTTTTACCACCTGAAGGCTCAGTGAGAGTGCTGACACTTACAGAAAAACAATATGCCTCGATGCAAATATTGATAGGTGAAAAAACTGCATCTGAATCATTTCTTGGAACTAAGGATATTATGGAACTTTGA
- a CDS encoding AAA family ATPase, with product MYRKAIEYLNKWKQKKKKKPLIIRGARQVGKTWLMKTFGEHAFDKTVYINFDNNQTMKDLFDTDMNIERIIIGLELYAGHKISPLDTLMIFDEIQEVPKALTALKYFYENAPDYQIICAGSLLGVALHQGTSFPVGKVEFIDLYPLSFTEFMQALGKESFVKLIDVGDFEMASTFKQEYIEMLKYYYYVGGMPEVVVNFSQNRDFNEAREIQNNILAAYEQDFSKHAPHDIIPRIRMLWNSIPSQLSKENRKFIYGLVKEGSRAKDYEMAMLWLTDCGLVHKIPRVTAPNLPLKAYEDLKSFKLFLLDVGLLSCMVRLNQRVLLQGNELFKEFKGALTEQYVLQQLKTFDSLETYYWTNNRGGAEIDFLIDSGNEIIPIEVKAETNLKAKSLKTYYEKFQPSLSIRTAMTDYRKEDWLLNLPLWALNSIPSWVV from the coding sequence ATGTATCGCAAAGCTATTGAATATCTAAATAAATGGAAACAGAAAAAGAAAAAAAAACCGCTTATTATAAGGGGGGCACGTCAAGTGGGTAAAACATGGCTGATGAAAACGTTTGGAGAGCACGCTTTTGACAAAACAGTCTATATAAATTTCGACAATAATCAGACGATGAAAGACTTATTTGATACTGATATGAATATAGAACGGATTATAATAGGACTGGAACTCTATGCTGGACATAAAATCAGTCCATTAGATACACTGATGATTTTCGATGAAATTCAGGAAGTCCCAAAGGCATTAACAGCCTTAAAATATTTTTATGAAAATGCTCCAGACTACCAGATTATTTGTGCCGGTTCTTTACTCGGTGTAGCTCTACATCAAGGCACTTCATTTCCTGTCGGAAAAGTTGAATTTATTGACCTGTACCCCCTATCATTTACAGAGTTTATGCAGGCTTTAGGAAAAGAATCATTTGTAAAGCTCATTGATGTTGGTGATTTTGAAATGGCATCCACGTTTAAACAAGAATACATTGAGATGCTCAAATATTATTACTATGTTGGAGGCATGCCGGAAGTAGTGGTGAACTTTTCCCAAAATCGTGACTTTAATGAAGCTAGAGAGATTCAAAATAATATTCTCGCAGCCTACGAACAGGATTTTTCAAAGCATGCACCCCATGATATTATTCCCCGCATCAGGATGCTATGGAACAGTATCCCTTCTCAATTGAGTAAAGAGAACAGAAAATTCATCTATGGTCTTGTTAAAGAAGGATCTCGAGCAAAAGATTATGAAATGGCTATGCTTTGGCTTACCGATTGTGGTCTTGTTCATAAAATCCCCCGTGTTACTGCTCCCAACCTCCCACTGAAAGCTTATGAAGACTTAAAATCTTTCAAACTTTTTCTACTTGATGTGGGTTTATTGTCATGCATGGTCAGGCTGAACCAAAGGGTATTGCTTCAGGGAAATGAACTTTTTAAAGAATTTAAAGGCGCCTTAACTGAGCAGTATGTTTTACAGCAGCTAAAAACATTTGATAGCTTAGAAACTTATTACTGGACAAACAATCGTGGCGGTGCCGAAATCGATTTTTTAATTGATTCAGGTAATGAGATTATTCCCATTGAGGTCAAAGCTGAAACAAATTTAAAAGCCAAAAGCCTGAAAACTTATTATGAGAAATTTCAGCCAAGTTTATCAATTCGTACTGCCATGACTGACTATAGAAAGGAAGATTGGCTTCTTAATTTGCCTTTGTGGGCGCTGAATAGTATCCCCAGTTGGGTTGTTTAA